In the Staphylococcus sp. IVB6240 genome, one interval contains:
- a CDS encoding YSIRK-type signal peptide-containing protein (The YSIRK form of extended signal peptide directs nascent proteins to the cross-wall site, while signal peptides lacking YSIRK direct proteins instead to the cell pole. A large fraction of YSIRK proteins are surface proteins anchored by sortase-mediated processing of a C-terminal LPXTG motif.), whose protein sequence is MNNKNNFLSNRLNKYSIRKVSFGTASLLIGATLLFGVNNDAQAAEETKANTVSEGQTGEGEPAVAEEAATEVSEALVNEETVQAEPSEVEATDVSEQEEVATDESETTDVVEEETTQEVSEETATEKQTETEKETTTEETETASETQEEKSPAEAIKQEIAEASETVTEVKQPDHYQEANEATSTEEVVTAGETVQSNETVETPDVPATRYDAAVALSEELEKNKPYATTSGTAFRSAFRSVPTTRAADTYTGKIIDYPGDLVQKLNDPSIAVAPGNINFSPKFVDGKSKSYAFLVNSNGTITKKQLATNSSGTVVAYRGTYVELSNNAPEAYVYLSNVGIAGGHIVDAIAKVSIIPSKDGDAANTRYFFMSGRDYLSLASRKGGGAKVDLTFVEHKEQSEFDNLYNTVQLSQTTKDALLQQLDSIKGAETSVSGLLNVYDLDDYSATKSKDSRKSITFERNQVDKLYVSNETRQQSSALMELTEDKVTLTSGSGNFGGTYDNNKRVTVTFENQSQLNYTITGSGASGPAFHPDGLLLLQVPPYHVEDVSTTTGQDDQFVIHQTVPARDVRKTNTLPTNVTLGVQAPEGVKLTLKENTTSLFTADKSASTDNNLTIVPGKNGNKDLNLLKNATYYNKIYDLPITASHGLTLADIENNTSKWQALQQYYDKDEEVLKVPLTYTFDNSAQSWDNLTTDKTVAVMNVSDDIKDAFRRIDEAAAAVEEAKKADEAAKAALAEVNENGLITPTEVEKLTAAQQNAIAKKTAATNIVNQLPAAYQGDMPTTLAGLTGIDVPAVTDENENGVADNVDTLVDDAKKAVEAAKDADQAAKTELAKANGNNLITPEEEAKLKDLAQKAEEAKAAAEAAVAKLPEEPQSVKEQKDTMTGELSSLDGITVPKINDKDGNNVADDVDALVDEAKKAVEAAKEADQAAKDALDKANENSLITPTEKAELEKLQQVAADKKAAAEEKVNDLPEDQKGDLPSELDKLEGITVPEVTDEDGNGVADDVDKQREAAEAAVTEAKAADKAAKDALAKANEDSLITPTEKAELEKLQQAAADKKAEATAKVEALPEDQKCDFPTELDKLDGITVPEVTDEDENGVADDVDKQREAAEAAVEEAKAADQAAKDALAEANEDGLITPTDKKELERLQEEAAAKKAAAEEKVNDLPEDQKGELPTELDKLEGITVPEVTDEDENGVADDVDKQREAAKAAVEEAKAADQAAKDALAEANENNLITPAEKEELERLQEEATAKKAAAEEKVNDLPEDQKGELPTELDKLDGITVPEVNDEDGNGVADDVDKQREAAEAAVAEAKAADKATKDALTEANEDGLITPTEKAQLERLQEEAVAKKAEAAEKVEVLPEDQKGELPSELDKLEGITIPEVTDEDENGVADTTDAQRAEAETAVEAAKAADKAAKDALAKANEDGLITPTDKKELERLQEEAAAKKAAAEEKVNDLPEDQKGELPTELDKLDGITVPEVNDEDGNGVADDVDKQREAAEAAVAEAKAADKAAKDALAKANEDSLITPTEKAELEKLQQAAADKKAEATAKVEALPEDQKGDLPTELDKLEGITVPEVTDEDENGVADDVDKQREAAEAAVEEAKAADKAAKDALAKANEDGLITPTDKKELERLQEEAAAKKAAAEEKVNDLPEDQKGELPTELDKLDGITVPEVNDEDGNGVADDVDKQREAAEAAVAEAKAADKAAKDALAKANEDSLITPTEKAELEKLQQAAADKKAEATAKVEALPEDQKGDLPTELDKLEGITVPEVTDEDENGVADDVDKQREAAEAAVEEAKAADKAAKDALAKANEDGLITPTDKKELERLQEEAAAKKAAAEEKVNDLPEDQKGELPTELDKLDGITVPEVNDEDGNGVADDVDKQREAAEAAVAEAKAADKAAKDALAKANEDSLITPTEKAELEKLQQAAADKKAEATAKVEALPEDQKGDLPTELDKLEGITVPEVTDEDENGVADDVDKQREAAKAAVEEAKAADKAAKDALANLNKEGLITPTDKKELERLQEEAAAKKAAAEEKVNDLPEDQKGELLTELDKLDGITIPEVNDEDGNGVADDVDKQREAAKAAVEEAKAADQAAKKALEDINKEGLITPTDKKELERLEEEAAAKKAAAEEKVNDLPEDQKGELPTELDKLEGITVPEVNDEDGNGVADDVDKQREAAEAAVAEAKATDKAAKDALTEANEDGLITPTEKAELERLQEEAVAKKAEAAEKVEALPEDQKGELPSELDKLEGITIPEVTDEDENGVADTTDAQRAEAEIAVEAAKAADKAAKDALAKANEDGLITPTDKKELERLQEEAAAKKAAAEEKVNDLPEDQKGELPTELDKLEGITVPEVNDEDGNGVTDDVDKQREAAEAAVAEAKAADKAAKDALAKANEDSLITQTEKAELEKLQQAAADKKAEATAKVEALPEDQKGDLPTELDKLEGITVPEVTDEDENGVADDVDKQREAAKAAVEEAKAADKAAKDALAKANEDGLITPTDKKELERLQEEAAAKKAAAEEKVNDLPEDQKGELPTELDKLDGITVPEVNDEDGNGVADDVDKQREAAEAAVAEAKAADKAAKDALTEANEDGLITPTEKAELERLQEEAVAKKAEATEKVEALPEDQKGELPSELDKLEGITIPEVTDEDENGVADDVDAQRAEAEAAVADAKAADKAAKDALTEANEDGLIMPTEKAELEKLQQAAADKKAEAAAKVEALPEDQKGDLPSELDKLEGITVPEVTDEDENGVADTTDAQRTDAEKAVEEAKQADQAAKDGLAKANEDGLITPTEKAELEKLQQAAADKKAEAAAKVEALPEDQKGELPSELDKLEGITVPEVTDEDENGVADDVDAQRAEAETAVEAAKAADKAAKDALTEANEDGLITPTEKAELEKLQQDAAEKKAEATEKVEALPEDQKGELPSELDKLEGIIVPEVTDEDENGVADTTDAQRAEAEAAVADAKAADKAAKDALTEANEDGLITPTEKAELEKLQQAAADKKAEAEAKVEPLPEDQKGDLPSELDKLDGIIIPEVNDSDENGVADDTDAQRVDAEKAVEEAKQADQAAKSALAKANEDGLITPTEKAELEKLQQAAAEKKAEAEAKVEALPEGQKGDLPAELDKLDGITVPEVNDSDENGVADDTDAQRTDAEKAVEAAKAADQAAKDALAKAKEDGLITPTEKAELEKLQQAAIDKKVEATAKVEALLENQKGDLPSELEKLDGITVPEVNDADENGIADGTDAQRVDAEKAVEAAKKADQAAKDALAEVNKDGLITPTEKAELEKLQEAAADKKAEATAKVDALPEDQKGDLPSELDKLDGIIIPEVNDSDENGVADTTDAQRADAENAVEAAKQADQAAKDALAKAQADGIITPDEKAELERLQEEAAAKKAEATAKVDALPEDQKGDLPEELDKLTGIVVPEVTDKNDGDQSDKDTNTEGQQEKPGVSPTKPTEKGNDSIPVDGETIKEEAPSHKDSEGKKQTLHELPETGQDSQQPITLFGGLITALGGLLFFRRRKDEKESK, encoded by the coding sequence ATGAATAACAAAAACAATTTTTTATCTAATCGTCTTAACAAGTATTCGATTAGAAAAGTAAGCTTTGGCACAGCTTCATTACTTATTGGTGCCACACTATTGTTCGGTGTGAATAATGATGCTCAAGCAGCAGAAGAAACAAAAGCAAATACTGTTTCTGAAGGACAAACTGGAGAAGGCGAGCCAGCCGTCGCTGAAGAGGCAGCAACAGAAGTATCTGAAGCGCTAGTTAATGAAGAAACTGTACAAGCCGAACCATCAGAAGTTGAGGCAACAGACGTATCAGAACAAGAAGAAGTAGCGACTGATGAGTCAGAAACAACAGATGTAGTAGAAGAAGAAACTACGCAAGAAGTATCAGAAGAAACAGCGACTGAAAAGCAAACTGAAACAGAAAAAGAGACAACAACAGAAGAAACAGAAACAGCATCTGAGACACAAGAAGAGAAATCACCTGCAGAAGCGATTAAACAAGAAATCGCAGAAGCATCAGAAACAGTAACAGAAGTAAAACAACCTGATCATTATCAAGAGGCGAATGAAGCGACATCAACAGAAGAAGTGGTGACAGCGGGTGAAACTGTTCAATCAAATGAGACAGTAGAAACACCAGACGTGCCAGCTACTCGATATGATGCAGCAGTGGCACTTTCTGAAGAATTAGAGAAAAATAAACCATACGCAACAACAAGCGGTACAGCATTTCGTTCTGCTTTCCGTAGTGTTCCAACAACACGCGCAGCAGATACTTATACAGGGAAAATCATTGATTACCCAGGAGATTTGGTTCAAAAGTTAAATGATCCATCTATAGCTGTTGCACCAGGTAATATTAACTTTTCTCCAAAATTTGTAGATGGTAAAAGTAAGTCGTATGCATTTTTAGTAAATTCCAATGGAACGATTACGAAGAAGCAACTCGCAACAAATAGTTCAGGTACCGTAGTGGCATATCGTGGGACATATGTTGAGTTAAGCAATAATGCACCAGAAGCTTATGTATATTTGAGTAATGTCGGAATCGCGGGTGGCCATATTGTAGATGCTATTGCGAAAGTGTCTATCATCCCATCAAAAGACGGGGATGCAGCAAATACGCGATATTTCTTTATGTCAGGTAGAGACTATCTTTCTCTTGCTTCAAGAAAAGGTGGAGGCGCAAAAGTAGACTTAACGTTTGTCGAACATAAAGAGCAAAGTGAATTTGATAACTTATATAATACAGTTCAACTATCACAAACGACTAAAGATGCATTGCTTCAACAACTTGATAGTATTAAAGGTGCAGAAACATCAGTTAGTGGTCTATTAAATGTTTATGACCTAGATGATTACAGTGCGACTAAGAGTAAAGACTCAAGAAAATCGATTACGTTTGAACGTAATCAAGTGGATAAACTTTATGTCAGTAATGAAACAAGACAGCAATCATCTGCTTTAATGGAGTTAACTGAGGATAAAGTAACCTTAACGTCAGGGTCTGGTAATTTTGGTGGCACTTATGATAACAATAAACGTGTGACAGTGACATTTGAAAATCAAAGTCAACTTAACTATACAATCACAGGTTCGGGGGCTAGTGGTCCTGCATTCCATCCGGATGGTCTTTTACTATTACAAGTACCGCCATATCATGTGGAAGATGTTTCAACAACAACAGGGCAAGATGATCAATTTGTGATACATCAAACCGTTCCTGCGCGTGATGTGAGAAAAACCAATACATTACCGACAAATGTTACGTTAGGTGTTCAAGCACCAGAAGGCGTTAAGTTAACATTAAAAGAAAATACAACATCATTATTCACAGCAGATAAGAGTGCAAGTACGGACAATAACTTAACTATTGTACCTGGTAAGAATGGTAATAAAGATTTAAATTTATTGAAAAATGCAACGTACTATAACAAAATTTATGATTTACCAATTACGGCAAGTCATGGATTAACTTTAGCAGACATCGAGAACAACACATCAAAATGGCAAGCACTTCAACAGTACTATGATAAAGATGAAGAAGTATTAAAAGTACCACTTACTTATACATTTGATAACAGCGCACAAAGTTGGGACAATCTTACAACAGATAAAACTGTTGCGGTAATGAATGTTTCAGATGATATTAAAGATGCATTCCGTAGAATAGATGAAGCGGCGGCAGCAGTAGAAGAAGCTAAGAAAGCAGACGAAGCGGCGAAAGCAGCGTTGGCTGAGGTGAACGAAAATGGTTTAATTACGCCGACAGAAGTAGAAAAATTAACTGCAGCACAACAAAATGCTATAGCTAAGAAAACAGCTGCTACAAATATTGTGAACCAATTACCAGCTGCGTATCAAGGTGATATGCCAACCACATTAGCAGGATTAACAGGTATTGATGTACCAGCTGTAACGGATGAAAATGAAAATGGTGTAGCTGATAACGTGGATACGCTCGTGGATGACGCGAAAAAAGCTGTAGAAGCCGCGAAGGATGCAGATCAAGCCGCGAAAACAGAATTAGCTAAGGCGAATGGAAATAACTTAATCACGCCAGAAGAAGAAGCGAAGTTAAAAGACTTAGCTCAAAAGGCGGAAGAAGCAAAAGCTGCTGCAGAAGCAGCCGTGGCAAAATTACCAGAGGAACCACAATCAGTAAAAGAGCAAAAAGATACAATGACTGGTGAATTATCAAGTCTAGATGGAATTACAGTTCCAAAGATTAATGATAAAGATGGGAATAACGTAGCTGATGATGTGGATGCGCTAGTGGATGAAGCGAAAAAAGCAGTGGAAGCAGCGAAGGAAGCAGATCAAGCAGCGAAAGATGCATTGGATAAGGCAAATGAAAATAGCTTAATCACGCCAACGGAAAAAGCTGAGCTAGAAAAACTCCAACAAGTTGCAGCGGACAAGAAAGCAGCAGCAGAAGAGAAAGTTAATGATTTACCAGAAGACCAAAAAGGTGACTTACCATCAGAGTTAGACAAACTAGAAGGAATCACAGTTCCAGAAGTAACTGACGAAGATGGAAATGGTGTAGCCGACGATGTAGACAAACAAAGAGAAGCAGCTGAAGCTGCAGTTACAGAGGCAAAAGCAGCAGACAAAGCCGCAAAAGATGCATTAGCGAAGGCAAATGAAGATAGCTTAATCACACCAACAGAAAAAGCCGAGCTAGAAAAACTCCAACAAGCCGCAGCAGATAAGAAAGCGGAAGCAACAGCTAAAGTCGAAGCATTACCAGAAGACCAAAAATGTGATTTTCCAACTGAGTTAGACAAACTAGATGGAATTACAGTTCCAGAAGTGACTGACGAAGACGAAAATGGCGTAGCTGACGATGTGGACAAGCAAAGAGAAGCAGCCGAAGCTGCAGTCGAAGAGGCAAAAGCAGCGGATCAAGCAGCGAAAGATGCGTTGGCTGAGGCAAATGAAGATGGCTTAATCACGCCAACAGATAAAAAAGAATTAGAACGTCTACAAGAAGAGGCAGCAGCGAAGAAAGCAGCAGCAGAAGAGAAAGTTAATGATTTACCAGAAGATCAAAAAGGTGAATTACCAACAGAGTTAGACAAACTAGAAGGAATTACAGTTCCAGAAGTGACTGACGAAGATGAAAACGGCGTAGCTGACGATGTAGACAAACAAAGAGAAGCAGCCAAAGCTGCAGTCGAAGAGGCAAAAGCAGCAGATCAAGCAGCGAAAGATGCGTTGGCTGAGGCAAACGAAAATAACTTAATCACACCAGCTGAGAAAGAAGAATTGGAACGTCTACAAGAAGAGGCAACAGCGAAGAAAGCAGCAGCAGAAGAGAAAGTTAATGATTTACCAGAGGATCAAAAAGGTGAATTACCAACTGAGTTAGACAAACTAGATGGAATTACAGTTCCAGAGGTAAATGACGAAGATGGAAATGGTGTAGCCGACGATGTAGACAAACAAAGAGAAGCAGCTGAAGCTGCAGTTGCAGAGGCAAAAGCAGCAGACAAAGCCACGAAAGATGCATTGACTGAAGCGAACGAAGATGGCTTAATCACGCCAACGGAAAAAGCGCAATTAGAACGTCTACAAGAAGAGGCAGTAGCGAAGAAAGCTGAAGCCGCAGAAAAAGTTGAAGTATTACCAGAAGATCAAAAAGGCGAGTTACCATCAGAGTTAGACAAACTAGAAGGAATCACAATTCCAGAAGTAACTGACGAAGATGAAAATGGCGTAGCTGATACAACAGATGCTCAACGAGCAGAAGCAGAGACAGCAGTGGAAGCAGCTAAGGCAGCGGATAAAGCGGCAAAAGATGCATTAGCGAAGGCAAATGAAGATGGCTTAATCACGCCAACAGATAAAAAAGAATTAGAACGTCTACAAGAAGAGGCAGCAGCGAAGAAAGCAGCAGCAGAAGAGAAAGTTAATGATTTACCAGAGGATCAAAAAGGTGAATTACCAACTGAGTTAGACAAACTAGATGGAATTACAGTTCCAGAGGTAAATGACGAAGATGGAAATGGTGTAGCCGACGATGTAGACAAACAAAGAGAAGCAGCTGAAGCTGCAGTTGCAGAGGCAAAAGCAGCAGACAAAGCCGCAAAAGATGCATTAGCGAAGGCAAATGAAGATAGCTTAATCACACCAACAGAAAAAGCCGAGCTAGAAAAACTCCAACAAGCCGCAGCAGATAAGAAAGCGGAAGCAACAGCTAAAGTCGAAGCATTACCAGAAGACCAAAAAGGTGATTTGCCAACTGAGTTAGACAAACTAGAAGGAATTACAGTTCCAGAAGTGACTGACGAAGACGAAAATGGCGTAGCTGACGATGTGGACAAGCAAAGAGAAGCAGCCGAAGCTGCAGTCGAAGAGGCAAAAGCAGCGGATAAAGCGGCAAAAGATGCATTAGCGAAGGCAAATGAAGATGGCTTAATCACGCCAACAGATAAAAAAGAATTAGAACGTCTACAAGAAGAGGCAGCAGCGAAGAAAGCAGCAGCAGAAGAGAAAGTTAATGATTTACCAGAGGATCAAAAAGGTGAATTACCAACTGAGTTAGACAAACTAGATGGAATTACAGTTCCAGAGGTAAATGACGAAGATGGAAATGGTGTAGCCGACGATGTAGACAAACAAAGAGAAGCAGCTGAAGCTGCAGTTGCAGAGGCAAAAGCAGCAGACAAAGCCGCAAAAGATGCATTAGCGAAGGCAAATGAAGATAGCTTAATCACACCAACAGAAAAAGCCGAGCTAGAAAAACTCCAACAAGCCGCAGCAGATAAGAAAGCGGAAGCAACAGCTAAAGTCGAAGCATTACCAGAAGACCAAAAAGGTGATTTGCCAACTGAGTTAGACAAACTAGAAGGAATTACAGTTCCAGAAGTGACTGACGAAGACGAAAATGGCGTAGCTGACGATGTGGACAAGCAAAGAGAAGCAGCCGAAGCTGCAGTCGAAGAGGCAAAAGCAGCGGATAAAGCGGCAAAAGATGCATTAGCGAAGGCAAATGAAGATGGCTTAATCACGCCAACAGATAAAAAAGAATTAGAACGTCTACAAGAAGAGGCAGCAGCGAAGAAAGCAGCAGCAGAAGAGAAAGTTAATGATTTACCAGAGGATCAAAAAGGTGAATTACCAACTGAGTTAGACAAACTAGATGGAATTACAGTTCCAGAGGTAAATGACGAAGATGGAAATGGTGTAGCCGACGATGTAGACAAACAAAGAGAAGCAGCTGAAGCTGCAGTTGCAGAGGCAAAAGCAGCAGACAAAGCCGCAAAAGATGCATTAGCGAAGGCAAATGAAGATAGCTTAATCACACCAACAGAAAAAGCCGAGCTAGAAAAACTCCAACAAGCCGCAGCAGATAAGAAAGCGGAAGCAACAGCTAAAGTCGAAGCATTACCAGAAGACCAAAAAGGTGATTTGCCAACTGAGTTAGACAAACTAGAAGGAATTACAGTTCCAGAAGTGACTGACGAAGACGAAAATGGCGTAGCTGACGATGTGGACAAGCAAAGAGAAGCAGCCAAAGCTGCAGTCGAAGAGGCAAAAGCAGCAGATAAAGCGGCGAAAGATGCATTAGCTAATTTAAATAAAGAAGGTTTAATCACGCCAACAGATAAAAAAGAATTAGAACGTCTACAAGAAGAAGCGGCAGCGAAGAAAGCAGCAGCAGAAGAGAAAGTTAATGATTTACCAGAGGATCAAAAAGGCGAGTTACTAACAGAGTTAGATAAATTAGATGGAATTACAATTCCAGAGGTAAATGACGAAGATGGAAATGGTGTAGCCGATGATGTAGACAAACAAAGAGAAGCAGCCAAAGCTGCTGTAGAGGAAGCTAAGGCAGCAGATCAAGCAGCGAAAAAAGCGTTAGAAGATATAAATAAAGAAGGTTTAATCACGCCAACAGATAAAAAAGAATTAGAGCGTCTAGAAGAAGAAGCAGCAGCAAAGAAAGCGGCAGCAGAAGAGAAAGTTAATGATTTACCAGAGGATCAAAAAGGTGAATTACCAACTGAGTTAGACAAACTAGAAGGAATTACAGTTCCAGAGGTAAATGACGAAGATGGAAATGGTGTAGCTGACGATGTGGACAAACAAAGAGAAGCAGCTGAAGCTGCAGTTGCAGAGGCAAAAGCAACAGACAAAGCCGCGAAAGATGCATTGACTGAAGCGAACGAAGATGGCTTAATCACGCCAACGGAAAAAGCGGAATTAGAACGTCTACAAGAAGAGGCAGTAGCGAAGAAAGCTGAAGCCGCAGAAAAAGTTGAAGCATTACCAGAAGATCAAAAAGGCGAGTTACCATCAGAGTTAGACAAACTAGAAGGAATCACAATTCCAGAAGTAACTGACGAAGATGAAAATGGCGTAGCTGATACAACAGATGCTCAACGAGCAGAAGCAGAGATAGCAGTGGAAGCAGCTAAGGCAGCGGATAAAGCGGCAAAAGATGCATTAGCGAAGGCAAATGAAGATGGCTTAATCACGCCAACAGATAAAAAAGAATTAGAACGTCTACAAGAAGAGGCAGCAGCGAAGAAAGCAGCAGCAGAAGAGAAAGTTAATGATTTACCAGAAGATCAAAAAGGTGAATTACCAACAGAGTTAGACAAACTAGAAGGAATTACAGTTCCAGAGGTAAATGACGAAGATGGAAATGGTGTAACCGACGATGTAGACAAACAAAGAGAAGCAGCTGAAGCTGCAGTTGCAGAGGCAAAAGCAGCAGACAAAGCCGCAAAAGATGCATTAGCGAAGGCAAATGAAGATAGCTTAATCACACAAACAGAAAAAGCCGAGCTAGAAAAACTCCAACAAGCCGCAGCAGATAAGAAAGCGGAAGCAACAGCTAAAGTCGAAGCATTACCAGAAGACCAAAAAGGTGATTTGCCAACTGAGTTAGACAAACTAGAAGGAATTACAGTTCCAGAAGTGACTGACGAAGACGAAAATGGCGTAGCTGACGATGTGGACAAGCAAAGAGAAGCAGCCAAAGCTGCAGTCGAAGAGGCAAAAGCAGCGGATAAAGCGGCAAAAGATGCATTAGCGAAGGCAAATGAAGATGGCTTAATCACGCCAACAGATAAAAAAGAATTAGAACGTCTACAAGAAGAGGCAGCAGCGAAGAAAGCAGCAGCAGAAGAGAAAGTTAATGATTTACCAGAGGATCAAAAAGGTGAATTACCAACTGAGTTAGACAAACTAGATGGAATTACAGTTCCAGAGGTAAATGACGAAGATGGAAATGGTGTAGCCGACGATGTAGACAAACAAAGAGAAGCAGCTGAAGCTGCAGTTGCAGAGGCAAAAGCAGCAGACAAAGCCGCGAAAGATGCATTGACTGAAGCGAACGAAGATGGCTTAATCACGCCAACGGAAAAAGCGGAATTAGAACGTCTACAAGAAGAGGCAGTAGCGAAGAAAGCTGAAGCCACAGAAAAAGTTGAAGCATTACCAGAAGATCAAAAAGGCGAGTTACCATCAGAGTTAGACAAACTAGAAGGAATCACAATTCCAGAAGTAACTGACGAAGATGAAAATGGTGTAGCTGATGATGTAGACGCTCAACGAGCAGAAGCAGAGGCAGCAGTCGCAGATGCAAAAGCAGCGGATAAAGCCGCGAAAGATGCATTGACTGAAGCGAACGAAGATGGCTTAATCATGCCAACAGAAAAAGCCGAGCTAGAAAAACTCCAACAAGCTGCAGCTGATAAGAAGGCTGAAGCCGCAGCTAAAGTTGAAGCATTACCAGAAGACCAAAAAGGTGACTTACCATCAGAGTTAGACAAACTAGAAGGAATCACAGTTCCAGAAGTAACTGACGAAGATGAAAACGGAGTAGCCGATACGACAGATGCTCAACGTACAGATGCGGAAAAAGCTGTGGAAGAGGCGAAACAAGCAGATCAAGCGGCAAAAGATGGATTAGCTAAGGCGAATGAAGATGGATTAATCACACCAACAGAAAAAGCCGAGCTAGAAAAACTCCAACAAGCTGCAGCTGATAAGAAGGCTGAAGCCGCAGCTAAGGTTGAAGCATTGCCAGAAGACCAAAAAGGCGAGTTGCCATCAGAGTTAGACAAACTAGAAGGAATCACAGTTCCAGAAGTAACTGACGAAGATGAAAATGGCGTAGCTGATGATGTAGATGCTCAACGAGCAGAAGCAGAGACAGCAGTAGAAGCAGCTAAGGCAGCGGATAAAGCGGCAAAAGATGCATTGACTGAAGCGAATGAAGATGGCTTAATTACACCAACAGAAAAAGCTGAGCTAGAAAAACTCCAACAAGATGCAGCAGAGAAGAAGGCTGAAGCCACAGAAAAAGTCGAAGCATTACCAGAGGATCAAAAAGGCGAGTTACCATCAGAGTTAGACAAACTAGAAGGAATCATAGTTCCAGAAGTAACTGACGAAGATGAAAACGGCGTAGCTGATACAACAGATGCTCAACGAGCAGAAGCAGAGGCAGCAGTCGCAGATGCAAAAGCAGCGGATAAAGCCGCGAAAGATGCATTAACAGAGGCAAACGAAGATGGCTTAATTACACCAACAGAAAAAGCCGAGCTAGAAAAACTGCAACAAGCTGCAGCTGATAAGAAGGCTGAAGCAGAAGCTAAGGTTGAACCCTTACCAGAAGATCAAAAAGGCGACTTACCATCAGAGTTAGATAAGTTAGACGGAATTATAATTCCAGAAGTAAATGATTCTGACGAAAATGGAGTAGCTGACGATACAGATGCTCAACGAGTAGATGCAGAAAAAGCAGTGGAAGAGGCAAAACAAGCTGATCAAGCCGCGAAATCCGCATTGGCTAAGGCAAATGAAGATGGATTAATCACGCCAACTGAAAAAGCAGAGTTAGAAAAATTACAACAAGCCGCAGCAGAGAAGAAAGCGGAAGCAGAAGCTAAGGTTGAAGCCTTACCAGAAGGTCAAAAAGGTGACTTACCGGCTGAATTAGATAAGCTAGACGGCATCACGGTTCCAGAAGTAAATGATTCTGACGAAAATGGAGTAGCTGACGATACAGATGCTCAACGTACAGATGCGGAAAAAGCAGTGGAAGCAGCTAAGGCAGCGGATCAAGCCGCAAAAGATGCATTAGCTAAAGCGAAAGAAGATGGTTTAATCACACCGACAGAAAAAGCCGAGCTAGAAAAACTGCAACAAGCCGCTATTGATAAAAAAGTGGAAGCAACAGCAAAAGTTGAAGCATTACTAGAAAATCAGAAAGGTGATTTACCATCAGAGTTAGAAAAACTAGATGGAATTACAGTTCCAGAAGTAAATGATGCAGACGAAAATGGAATTGCCGATGGTACAGACGCGCAACGAGTAGATGCGGAAAAAGCAGTAGAAGCAGCGAAGAAAGCAGATCAAGCGGCAAAAGATGCATTAGCAGAGGTAAATAAAGATGGATTAATCACGCCAACGGAAAAAGCAGAATTAGAAAAACTACAAGAAGCTGCAGCTGATAAGAAGGCTGAAGCAACAGCAAAAGTCGATGCTTTACCAGAAGATCAAAAAGGCGACTTACCATCAGAATTAGATAAGTTAGACGGTATTATAATTCCAGAAGTAAATGATTCTGATGAAAATGGAGTAGCCGATACAACAGATGCCCAACGAGCAGATGCGGAAAATGCAGTAGAAGCCGCGAAACAAGCAGATCAAGCGGCAAAAGATGCATTAGCCAAAGCACAAGCAGATGGTATCATTACACCGGATGAAAAGGCAGAATTAGAACGTCTACAAGAAGAGGCAGCAGCGAAGAAAGCGGAAGCGACAGCTAAAGTCGATGCGTTACCAGAGGATCAAAAAGGTGATTTACCAGAAGAACTTGATAAATTGACAGGTATCGTAGTTCCAGAAGTTACCGACAAGAATGATGGCGACCAATCTGATAAGGACACGAATACTGAAGGTCAACAAGAAAAACCTGGCGTATCACCAACGAAACCGACAGAAAAAGGCAATGATTCAATCCCTGTAGATGGAGAGACAATTAAGGAAGAAGCACCGTCTCACAAAGATTCAGAAGGTAAAAAACAAACACTTCATGAATTACCAGAAACAGGACAAGATTCACAACAACCAATCACGTTATTTGGTGGATTGATCACTGCTTTAGGTGGACTATTGTTCTTCAGAAGACGTAAAGATGAAAAAGAAAGTAAATAG
- a CDS encoding SE2200 family small protein, with protein MKKLIVVSIILGVATAALKRYQTHVNKMPNIEY; from the coding sequence ATGAAAAAATTAATTGTTGTGTCAATTATTCTTGGTGTAGCAACAGCTGCATTAAAACGTTATCAAACACATGTTAACAAAATGCCAAATATCGAATACTAA